From the Euphorbia lathyris chromosome 6, ddEupLath1.1, whole genome shotgun sequence genome, one window contains:
- the LOC136232223 gene encoding copper-transporting ATPase PAA1, chloroplastic-like isoform X1, with protein MLIAFVLLGRNLEQRAKIKATGDMTGLLSILPSKARLLVHSDATHAGTSVEVPSSSLSVRDQIVVLPGDGVPADGIVTGGRSTIDESSFTGEPLPVTKLPGSQVAAGSINLNGTLTVEVQRPGGETDIGDIVRLVEEPQSREAPVQRLADKVIACPCALGLATPTAVLVYTLHATPFRMDNYKNI; from the exons ATGTTAATAGCTTTTGTGTTGCTAGGGAGGAATCTTGAACAAAGAGCTAAAATTAAAGCAACCGGTGACATGACAGGACTCCTAAGTATTTTACCGTCAAAAGCTCGTCTTTTGGTTCATAGTGATGCAACACATGCAGGCACCAGTGTTGAAGTTCCTAGTAGTAGTCTCTCTGTTAGAGACCAAATTGTCGTACTGCCTGGA GACGGTGTCCCAGCAGATGGGATTGTTACAGGTGGTCGAAGCACCATTGATGAATCAAGTTTCACAGGGGAGCCGTTGCCAGTGACAAAACTACCCGGG AGTCAAGTAGCAGCTGGAAGCATAAACCTTAATGGAACTCTAACAGTTGAAGTGCAGAGACCGGGTGGCGAGACTGACATCGGAGACATTGTTCGTTTGGTAGAAGAACCGCAAAGCAGAGAAGCTCCTGTGCAACGGCTAGCAGACAAG GTTATTGCTTGTCCATGTGCACTCGGACTAGCTACACCTACTGCAGTGCTGGTATATACTCTCCATGCTACCCCTTTCAGGATggataattacaaaaatatttag
- the LOC136232223 gene encoding copper-transporting ATPase PAA1, chloroplastic-like isoform X2 — translation MTGLLSILPSKARLLVHSDATHAGTSVEVPSSSLSVRDQIVVLPGDGVPADGIVTGGRSTIDESSFTGEPLPVTKLPGSQVAAGSINLNGTLTVEVQRPGGETDIGDIVRLVEEPQSREAPVQRLADKVIACPCALGLATPTAVLVYTLHATPFRMDNYKNI, via the exons ATGACAGGACTCCTAAGTATTTTACCGTCAAAAGCTCGTCTTTTGGTTCATAGTGATGCAACACATGCAGGCACCAGTGTTGAAGTTCCTAGTAGTAGTCTCTCTGTTAGAGACCAAATTGTCGTACTGCCTGGA GACGGTGTCCCAGCAGATGGGATTGTTACAGGTGGTCGAAGCACCATTGATGAATCAAGTTTCACAGGGGAGCCGTTGCCAGTGACAAAACTACCCGGG AGTCAAGTAGCAGCTGGAAGCATAAACCTTAATGGAACTCTAACAGTTGAAGTGCAGAGACCGGGTGGCGAGACTGACATCGGAGACATTGTTCGTTTGGTAGAAGAACCGCAAAGCAGAGAAGCTCCTGTGCAACGGCTAGCAGACAAG GTTATTGCTTGTCCATGTGCACTCGGACTAGCTACACCTACTGCAGTGCTGGTATATACTCTCCATGCTACCCCTTTCAGGATggataattacaaaaatatttag